Proteins encoded together in one Leishmania donovani BPK282A1 complete genome, chromosome 33 window:
- a CDS encoding transcription elongation factor-like protein, translated as MATYVPGDRVWVYIEGDGWWPARVLSDEEMGTRTPGFDLAVQFYAGVEQPATLYELNSHADAANICFFETSSEKAVTGNPELEASIRCACADAEANPLKSASAIVGGARVAAGGSGAAGSAGAAAVNRAAVKRVRDMGDDDTGTYGGGAAASRSASGYHHLRSDELHELSSKISSAVAAADLTAVRAALCQLDGVDVYLTELEDTKIGVAVGSVLSQPALKPLWPLARAMISFWARHLPAETLAAIRSVQQRQLPVPAISAAAAAEPSSPHNKRQQPLPAVPSRSPFASSVSPSAATAAGGAVGGAAAGACSGDVAPTQRKTFYDNVYQLLDSPLSTTRYDDTVIDEVARKLATEITDRDERQMLLLRLREEELSFIRDHLLSGEWTPKKYLDQPNEVFTTKSEKARQEQRIQEKMKAIEAADNAMLNITSLFKCGRCSKRHCTFYEQQTRSADEPTTKYITCLDCKNTWTQE; from the coding sequence ATGGCGACCTACGTCCCAGGTGATCGCGTATGGGTGTACATAGAAGGGGACGGCTGGTGgccggcgcgcgtgctcaGCGACGAGGAAATGGGCACCCGCACCCCCGGCTTTGACCTGGCGGTGCAGTTCTACGCTGGCGTGGAGCAGCCGGCGACTCTGTACGAGCTGAACAgccacgccgacgccgcaaACATCTGCTTCTTCGAGACGTCGTcggagaaggcggtgacGGGCAACCCTGAGCTAGAGGCATCGATCCGCTGCGCTTGTGCCGATGCGGAGGCCAACCCGCTGAAGTCGGCTTCTGCCATAGTGGGAGGCGCCAGGGTGGCAGCCGGCGGCTCGGGTGCCGCTGGGAGCGCGGGTGCCGCGGCCGTCAACCGTGCCGCGGTGAAGCGCGTCCGCGACATGGGCGACGATGACACGGGCACctacggcggtggcgctgccgcctcgcgctcTGCTTCTGGGTACCAccacctgcgcagcgacgaACTTCACGAATTGTCGAGCAAGATTTCGTcagctgtggcagcggcagacttgacggcggtgcgcgcggcccTCTGCCAGCTAGACGGCGTGGACGTGTACCTGACGGAGCTGGAGGACACGAAGATCGGTGTTGCCGTCGGGTCAGTACTGAGCCAGCCGGCACTGAAACCGCTGTGGCCCCTTGCCCGCGCCATGATCTCGTTCTGGGCACGCCACCTGCCTGCCGAGACTCTCGCAGCCATCCGTAGCGTGCAGCAACGCCAGCTGCCTGTACCGGCTAtcagtgcagcggcggcagcagagcccTCTAGCCCGCACAacaagcggcagcagccgcttccAGCTGTTCCTAGCCGGAGCCCCTTTGCGAGCAGCGTGTCCCCATCCGCGGCAACCGCAGCAGGTGGAGCTGtaggaggagcagcggccgGCGCGTGCTCTGGTGATGTGGCTCCGACACAGCGCAAGACGTTCTACGACAACGTCTACCAGCTCCTTGACAGTCCCTTGAGCACGACACGCTACGACGACACCGTCATTGACGAGGTGGCCCGAAAGTTGGCGACTGAAATCACTGACCGCGATGAGCGccagatgctgctgcttcggcttcgcgaggaggagctttCTTTCATTCGCGATCACCTCCTCTCTGGCGAGTGGACGCCAAAGAAGTACCTGGATCAGCCGAACGAGGTGTTTACGACCAAGAGCGAGAAGGCCcggcaggagcagcgcatccaggAAAAAATGAAGGCGATCGAGGCTGCCGACAATGCCATGCTAAACatcacctctctcttcaaGTGTGGGCGCTGCAGCAAGCGCCATTGCACCTTCTacgagcagcagacgcgcagcGCGGATGAACCGACGACGAAGTACATTACTTGTCTAGACTGCAAGAACACCTGGACGCAGGAGTAG
- a CDS encoding D-alanyl-glycyl endopeptidase-like protein, producing the protein MAAAPLSRTFSPKSSESSFSSHSQERMEQNYRESAAGFGPPPAESASNAANGDVVVCQSRSHRETTAQPNTSGNNYGESTRVGARDNKSADSGIASAGVARCFVLTHDPLLYGVLKWGLATLLLLFLAFVVFGMLYSSIRYGGNCTGTNGTSGGTVKPREPCVTPFSTILGVFNGVFGYSNCNDSYVSTELGYINLTVPELNNETGQVTYISKQFYTGLAWQCVEYARRYWMQSGTPQPAYFESVPGAADIWNLTFVRLLSNTSMKLPLHRFRNGDPVTSNLQVPAVGDIIIYPVQDGGFPYGHVAVIASVEISTHGAIYVAEQNWANAVWPSAYHNYSRRIPLYYDMLTSTITLDDPKGKIIGWVRYG; encoded by the coding sequence AtggctgccgctcctctttCCAGGACGTTCTCACCCAAGTCCTCAGAAAGCTCCTTCTCATCTCACAGCCAAGAGAGAATGGAGCAAAACTACCGAGAAAGCGCTGCGGGGTTTGGGCCTCCACCAGCCGAGAGCGCCTCCAATGCTGCAAATGGCGATGTCGTCGTCTGCCAGTCTCGCAGCCATCGTGAAACCACCGCTCAACCCAATACCTCTGGCAACAACTACGGTGAAAGCACCCGGGTCGGCGCACGCGATAACAAGAGCGCCGACTCGGGCATCGCTAGCGCCGGCGTTGCGCGCTGCTTTGTACTGACACACGATCCGCTACTTTACGGCGTTCTCAAGTGGGGTCTGGCGACTTTAttgcttcttttcctcgcCTTCGTTGTCTTTGGCATGTTATACAGTTCCATCCGCTACGGCGGGAACTGTACCGGCACCAATGGGACCTCAGGTGGGACAGTGAAGCCACGCGAACCGTGCGTCACGCCGTTCAGCACCATCCTCGGCGTCTTCAACGGCGTCTTTGGCTACAGCAACTGCAATGACAGCTACGTGTCTACAGAGCTGGGGTACATTAACCTGACGGTGCCGGAGCTGAACAACGAAACAGGGCAGGTAACCTACATCTCTAAGCAGTTCTACACGGGGCTGGCGTGGCAGTGCGTTGAGTACGCGCGGCGATACTGGATGCAGAGCGGAACACCGCAGCCAGCGTACTTCGAATCCGTTCCAGGGGCCGCAGACATTTGGAACCTGACCTTTGTGAGGCTCCTGTCGAACACATCGATgaagctgccgctgcacaggTTCAGGAACGGCGACCCCGTGACGAGCAACCTCCAGGTACCTGCAGTCGGTGACATCATCATCTACCCCGTCCAAGATGGTGGCTTTCCTTACGGCcacgtcgccgtcatcgcgAGTGTTGAAATATCGACGCACGGCGCCATCTACGTGGCGGAACAAAACTGGGCTAACGCCGTGTGGCCATCGGCGTACCACAACTACAGCAGAAGGATTCCATTGTACTATGACATGCTGACCTCCACCATCACGCTTGATGATCCGAAAGGTAAAATTATCGGGTGGGTGCGGTACGGCTGA